The region TGGGGGGAGTACACGGCGTCGACTTTCCAACGATTGTGCCGGTGCCTGTCAATGATCCAGTAAGCTATGAACTGCCCTTTTGGATGTGTTGCAGCAATGTGTTAATTTCAAGTAGACCAAGGATGAGCATACGCAGACGTTTGACAATACAACGGAGAAGTTTGACAACATAGTGTTAGTTATGTGTTCACACGAGTTGTGGCATAACCCTCGAGTTGACTAACATCCGTAGGGCTTCGGACTATGTAAACAACATACAGCAAAATGCACTAGCGTTTGGTCACAACCAGACGACTCGCTCTGATGCCAGAATCTTCGACTCCGACGGTAAAGTAGAGATTAAAAAACTCGCCGCCTCGAACGATTACTTCCTCAAAACGTGCGGCTCTCTGCTAGAGAGAATGGTCAACACGGTGCCCAAGAAAGTCAAACTCACACCTCCTATTCAACCCGTTCCTGTCAAGCCACTAAAGTTATTCGCCACAATCAACTCCAACGGAAAGATGAAGCTTTCTGGTCGAATCAGGGTACGCCCCATTCTGCCTCCCGTCACATATTATAGCCAACTTCGCTAACAAGCACAGCTATTTGATACGTTCGAGGGAAAGCCCGATCGATCTGTCGAAATTACCTTCTACCCCCGTTCCGGAGCCGACTGcgcaaagacaaagtcctGCGTTCAGGCCAAGGCTATTGTCGACCCGCAGTCATGGACAGCCACCACCTACGCAGCGTATCCCTCGTTTCCATTGTTCAAACGATACGACTTTGAGGTGGAGGTCCCAATCTCGGTTGGTGTGTCTGGCTTCACGGTCGCGGTGACAGATAAAATCAATGGGAAATTTCAAACTACCAAATACGACAATAACGGGAAGAAGTTCCCTTTCCGCGACACGCTCCTCACTCAACATAATCTCTCTTGCGAGGAGACGACTAATAAGGGGTTGCTGAATCTCACTATTGCTGTATGTGAAGCGAGTGTCTACTTTTGATTCGGCTACTGATTTTGATTACAGGTACGAGATGATGCGAAGCTGGATTCCGTTTCGGGGACGGTGGAAGTGCCATCCTCACTGTCAGCATTGGTGCCGTACGTGAAATCTGTACCCATCACGTTCAAGAAGATGCGTGCCATTCCCAAGGCGGGTTATAGTTTGTATAATGCCCAGCATGTATATCAACCGGGCAGTTATAGAAGAGTGTACAACTTGGTGGGGAAGAGTGGCAAAACGACGGAGCAGAGTGTATTCCACGAGGCCAAGGAATTGCCAGTATGTTGAACTAAAGAAGTTTAGTTTCTGTGAATGCGGTTTAGAATTTGAGTTTCTGCaaaaaaaatgaaaaaaaatTATAGCTGCGGATGCACTGGTTTATGTCATGGTTGGTAAGTGTCTGTGCTGCACGGAGCAATGTATCGACAATAGGTCCCAAAACCCCGGACATTGATCTCGTCTAGAACACGCTAAGATCGTGATGGCTAATGCTCAGTTTATGACAATATGAGAATTGATTATTGTTATTAAATCTCATCTGATATACACCAACTACCGAGATAGCCTGGGGTGTGTGTCTTGACGTCCAAATACCCCAACAGAATGTTCTCCGAAAAGGAGACTTGGCGCAAAGAGTAAACATGGCTGCTCTCCCGCATACAATCCGTTTCACCGAGCGTCGTCTGACACCACCTGCTCCTTTTCGCTGCATCAAAGCGGAGAAAATACCAGACGGCATATGCCGCCTCCGAACCGCACCGACAGTCGGCCCCAGCCTAAACTACTTTTGTGACTCATTATATGCGTATGCTGAAGAAATTAAAAGTACTATATTTCATCAATAACTATCTCAGCTGGAATAGAGTGTGTTTTTGGTTCTAGATAGTGCTTTTAAATGAACTGAAACGCCGCAACTGAACCCCTATATGCTGTGTGTCTCACCCAAGGCGCGCCATGTATTACGACCGCCCCTGGCGATTTGCATGCTTTATCGGAGAGTCTACTTCGCCCGATTTTGATAGACCGGATAGTCGGTATACCCAATAGTTGGCTCCGGGAACGGTCCATAGAAGCGTGATCTGTCGTATGCAGCCAGGGGGAGGCCGTCACGCAGTCTTGTGACGAGATCGGGATTGCTGATGAAGTACCGTCCATACAACAAGCCGTCGTACTTGCCGCTTTCCACCACCCCCCACGAGTTCTTGTCGTCAAAGCCACCGGCAGAAAAGAAGGGGGTATCTCCCCAGATGGTCCGGAACAGGGACAGGTCCACGTCCGGGAGGCCCCATGAATCGAGAAAGCTCTGTTTCTCAGCCTCGGAGAAGATTTGCTCGTACCGCGGCTCAATGAAGCTGACGTAGGAAAGGGTTGGGTGACGGCTCTTGAGTTCCCGGCAGAGTTGGCTCCAGGTTTCGACTCTCTGCTGGCTGCGAGCCTGGTTGAATAGTCCAAAGGGAGAGAGTCGAATAGCTAGGTTTTCCTCGCCTACTAccttggcaagcttctccatcaatTCAATGACAAACGTGCATCGCTTCTCGGGAGTTCCGCCATATTCGTCAGTTCGcttgttggagttggagctgAGGAACTGCTCTGGCAAATACCCATTACCACCGTGAAGCTCTACACCGTCGAAGCCAATCTCCATTGCCATCCTTGCAGACTCACAGTAGTCGTCGATGGTCCTCGTAATGTGCTCCTTTGTCAGTTCAATGGGTGGAAattcagccagcttgaccTGAGTCGAGGTGTGAGGTGGAGGATAGGCAAAGCATTCATTCGGGTCATCCCAAGGCACACTGGACGGCGCCACGATGGGCGTGCCCGTCAGCTGGGGGATATTTGCTCGTCCAGAATGCCATAGCTGAGCGTAGATGTAGGCACCTTTTGCGTGGACAGCATCAACGACCTTTTTCCACTCTTGGGCTTGTTCCTTGATGAAGAGGCCAGGGACGCCGGGCATACAATTTCCCTTTTTCGGTTTCGCCCCCAAGGCACGAATTAGCTTTCACCGGTCTGTATAAAGGGCCATGTTTGAAATGTTTTGGATTTGGATACGGGGTTGGGGTTGGTATTGGGGAATGCTACGCTACTCTACGCAATAAGCAAACGTACCTCGAGTGACGGGGGAAGACCCTCGGAGATCATCAGCCCACCAACAGTGGCACGCTGAGTATAATACTCCAGGACATGCTCGTTGGGAAGCCAAACTCGGTTCGGATTCTCTGGTGTGGAATCGGAAAGGGGAGTCCCGCGATTGCGGGTCAGTGGCGCGTGAATAACCCGATGCTTCAACTCAATCTTGCCGTTTCCAATCTTGAGTGGTTGGAACAGCTTTGATTCCCAGTGGGAGTTGAGTAGTTCGCCCATGTTTGCTTGTTTGAACAAAAAGAGGTTAGGAGTTAGGTAATAGTCTGCAGTTTCGGTGTGGGAAAAAAGGTCAAGTTGAAGAACTGGAATTCTGTGTGTGCCTTGACCAACATTCCTGAGTTGTCTGGTTACTCCGAACTTTGTCACTACTTTGTGTCCTTTGAAGGAACCACATGGACCGTGTGCAAGTTGCTCAGTACAGTACGTACTCCGGAGTGCTCCGTACTGCCGACAGTATTGTGGActtttttaaaaaaaaaaaaaaataaaacaacTTCTGGTGGCTAACTTGCTAAAGAAGACTGACCCAATTTTACGCCGGGGCCAGAGTCAGGCTAGACAAGGAGGCAACCCAAGACAAACCAATGAAAAGGCATGTCATCATGTTGAATTTGGGTCTTCGTGAGGAGCCGTTCActgtcaatcttgtcaaaAACGTACCGGTCCGCGGGCACTAAGAGCACTAAGAGGACTAAGAACCGTTGGAGACTTTTTGGCCTTTATTACAACCTTGAAGAAACTTGCTTCATCCAAGCAATTTTGTGGATAAGCGGTGTAAACCGCCTCCGTACGAGCTCCATACGAAACTTGATTATTGCCGATCTCTCCTGCATTCTGCCAATCTCAATTCAGGAGAAGCATATCAATCCCCATGTCTACGGAGCACTGTTTCTGGGACCACAGCGAAAATTTTACTTTTACAGTGCATGTATGTGAAATGTACCTGTATATGCAGACGTTCATTTCATGGATCCAGCATCATCATACCATACCGTACCATACCATACCATGGGTTCCGGTCCCATTCGGCATCTGTCCACTCATTGTCTTGGACCCTCGTTTCTGCTCCGACGGGAAGTCCCCGGTTgcgtctgtctgtctgccgGGCGTATTGTGTTTTCAGGTGGTAAAATTTGGGAGCTTGGACACTTTTCCCATTGTGTCAAGCTCGGTTCAGGCTCAGGGTTGAGGGTTGAGAGGGGTATTCATTTCGTTTTGCACTGACCTTTTTATCTTGTCGCCTACGCCGCCGAGAGATGGACTACGGCCTCGGCGATTTCCCCAGATGGAGGAGGGGGGTAGGGTGCACAACATAAAAGTACGTACGTAAAAATGCTGGGACTTGGCTCATGTGCACAGGTGACGACGCGCAGATGTGAGAAATGACTCGCAGTTGTGAGAGGTCACCTACATGGGAGGGTTCTATGCAGGACATGAGGGGAATGAgggacaagacaaagtcaaggtcGAGGTCTCAAGGTCTCAAGACTTGAGGATGAAATAACAAAGCACATAGCATCTTGTAAGGCTATCCGTGCCTTGTTGCTTGCACTTTCACACAACAGCCTCTcccttcaacttcttcccCATCATGGCGCCATGCTGGTGTCCAAccatctcatccatcccCCCTTGTTCGTGGCGTGCAAAGAAAGAGGCGTTCATCCCCATGGCCGAACTGGGGTTGTGACACATGCAATTTTTCAGCCCATTCATACGCGAGCTATCCTTTCAAGCCTGTGTGTAAGTTGTGGACTGCAGAGCACTGTATCTTGTCGATTGTCGAAAAGCCTAGCGTATTGCAGCCGATCTTGCTTCATTTTATCGCACTTCCTTGCAAATTTAACTATCCGGCAGTAAATTAGGTGATCAACCGACGGCAACGGGAGTTCTTCCGCGAATGCTACCCAGTTATCTGGGTCCAAAATCCCAGTCTGACTCCTAGTCCCTGTCCTAGTCCTAGTCTATTCTCAAACTTGTATGTATGTAAATATGTACCTGGATACTGTACAGAGAGAGAAGCCGAAAGTATTGCGTTTTAAGACACACACATCTCACTCTGATACAAAATTCGATGTCTCGTTCCTCGCTCAAAGCACATACACACTGCCCCGGGGACCAAGTCTAACACGGACCTTGGAGGCAAAAAGGCGAACGAAACTTTGGCCAACTGCCTACTATTGTCAAATCATTGCCAATCATTTAAAAAGACCCAAgactcctcctccatcccTCTTCGACATAGAAGCCAGGCACGgtggccagaccagataAGAACAAACAAGTCCCTTTGTTCTCTCCTGCGGTTGTTCCCGAGCCCAAGCATGGGCTCTTCCAGTCACACACCTGCAATACTCATAATGACTTATCCTGGAGCCGCTCCGCCGCCACCGGGCTTCACGCCTGATCTCGACAACCCGGATAGTATGCTGCGGACAGTCAACTATGCTACACAGTCATTGACGTTGCTGTTTACGAcgctcttcatcgtcacccGCTTCTACGCCAAATGGAAGGTTCTCGGCGGAGGCGTCACCATGGATGACTGTGAGTTCTTTCTGCCCAACTCATCTCGCCATCCATCGGCCCCGAGAGAGGGACAATGCGTTCAATAGCTGACTCCATCTAGATGCCACGTATTCAGCATATGTAAGCACAGACGAAAACGTACCGCCATTTCCGTTGCTATTTGCTCACATGTTCCTGCTTAGATCCTTATGATTGGGTACTGCATCACGTCCTACTTTGGTGAGTCAGGAGCACACGGATACTGTACTACCGGAGAGCATTCCTAACAATCTCCGAATAGCTTCGGCACATGGCGGCGGTCTAAACCAGTGGGAAGTTCGCAAAGATGATATCCAGCCCTTCTTTCAGGTATATttcaccagacattttgaaCTACATACAGCCAATGTCTGCTGACCACAAATAATAGTCTTGCTATGCGGCGACTTTATTCTACGCGCCCATGGCCCTAACGGTCAAACTAGCactcctcgtcatcatcatcagggTCTTTGGCTCCGTACACAAAAAGACGTTGATCGGTGTCTACGTCTTGGTCGCCCTGCTCGTCATCTACTATGTATCCGGCTTCTTtatcaagctcttcatctGCTGGCCCATCTCCGCATACTGGAAAGGCGAGACAGAAAAGTGCATGAACCAAAGCGCCATTGTCGCCTCCGACGCCATCATCAGTGTCATCAGCGATTTGAcaatcctccttctcccactccCTCTTACATGGTCACTGCAGCtgccaaagagaaagagacTCCGTGTCTGTGGCCTTCTCTGTGCTGGTGGCATCGCCACAGCTTTCAGTATCTATCGTCTTGCAATGATTGTTCACGAACGCGAGAgcaccaaccagaccattgTGTTTATGAAGGTCATCCTTTCTGGGTATGTGCCGCCTTTACTCTATCGCCAAGGCTAGGGAACTAACCCCTTCTCAATAGCAATGCTGAGGCTGGAATCGGTCTCATCTGCGCCTGTCTACCCGCCGTCAACGCCCTCTACGTCCAACAAACTCGAGGCTCATCCTACTTCAAACACGGCGATTCCAACCAACAGAGCCAGAAGCGAAGTCAATCACAAGGCGGCGAGatcatgatgacgagaaCCTTCCACGTCGACAGCTCCTCTGCGCACTACGACTCTCAAAGCGTTGGAAACGATGAGTCGGCACTGGTCGCCAAGGAGCAGCAAGTTTCTCTAAGCCACAAGTCTAGTCAGGGATCCGACTCCATGTGCTAAGACTTGGGGGCTGGGGGCAAACGCTAGACAAAGCAGTGGACTGGTTACACAGATTGTAGCAGGATGGGTAGTTTATACATGGTCGGACAAGGAGGGAAATCAGTCTAAATATATGGGAGAGACTTGAtcattggcgttggggaaaTTGTTTCATCTGTACATATAAACTTTTTGTATTCTACGGTGAAAACTGGTGTGTTTGCGATACTGTACGCTATTAATTTGATGAGAGGCACCGGTTTACTTGGTGTTGCACGTTTCGTGCTCAAATTCCGTTCTACCGTCTCCAGTGATTTGACAGATGAAATGTGAAATGCTCCCGGCACATAACAACCTGTGCTCCCTCGTGCTTTAGGTTCTCACATCACCAGACTGTACTCTTTGTCGTCTGAACCGTTGTTCTTTATCCTAGGTGCAAAATGGGCGAGTGCCATACCCATTCATCTTCAGATCAGATGGCATGTACAGGGACCTTCACACAGCCCTCGGCAGTCGTGCCATCTACTTGTctgacaagatgaagctaTCTCGTAGTTAACTCGTACAAGTTTCCCAGGGAAAACCGGCCGACGCAGCATCCAGCCATATCTAATACAATATTTGCTTGACCTACACAAGTTGATGCAACATTTCACACAGGGACTGTCCACCATTCTCTGAACCTATTTGATGCATTTATCCGTCTCGCTTGTTTGTTTTGACTGTGCTTTGATGTCTCGTTCGAGTACAATCTATTTTGTATGTGCCCACCACGGCTGCATCGTTTCCCGCCGGAGAGGTGTATGTACTGGATGAAATTTACACGAGAGGGAACTATTTTTCTTCTCCACTAGCCGTGCATTCCTGCCTTCAAGCTGATTTGGGAAGAGTACCCATCTCATCATGGTGCTTTTCCAACAAGACAGGaatcttgcttgcttgtgtcATTTCATCTATCAGCGAATTGCTACTCATGCGTCTGGTGATGTTGAGTACACACAACAACGTGACGGATTCTTATAAATGCAATTTACCTGCCAATTCATctttctgctgcttctttcATCTCAGTAACGAGTCGCAACAGATGAACCACAATAGTGTAAGACCAGAGGAGCAATATATATACCCACCTATTGTTTCTTGCCTGAGTGGATGGCATGCAAACTGGTGACATCTCTTGCTTCTTCCATCCTAACTGGCGCTGCCTTGTCACAAAGGTTGGAGACCAACAGAGCAAGAGAGTAGAGTGAGAGTTGG is a window of Pochonia chlamydosporia 170 chromosome 5, whole genome shotgun sequence DNA encoding:
- a CDS encoding heme peroxidase protein (similar to Eutypa lata UCREL1 XP_007789034.1), which encodes MYSKPGFHTLLQLGQVAAAFAAPYTWPSDTDFLESLLYEQVGHDAFTPAAVVAPCGNVVLGKGRSVPAEWIRTAYHDMATADVAAGTGGMDASIGFELDRAENPGLASFTETLGNMKQHLTSRSSMADLIAMGAIVSVGACSNGSVLIPFRTGRVDAKEAGPKGVPEPQQEIDSHVSAFKRQGFNKAEMIGLVACGHTLGGVHGVDFPTIVPVPVNDPTKDEHTQTFDNTTEKFDNIVASDYVNNIQQNALAFGHNQTTRSDARIFDSDGKVEIKKLAASNDYFLKTCGSLLERMVNTVPKKVKLTPPIQPVPVKPLKLFATINSNGKMKLSGRIRLFDTFEGKPDRSVEITFYPRSGADCAKTKSCVQAKAIVDPQSWTATTYAAYPSFPLFKRYDFEVEVPISVGVSGFTVAVTDKINGKFQTTKYDNNGKKFPFRDTLLTQHNLSCEETTNKGLLNLTIAVRDDAKLDSVSGTVEVPSSLSALVPYVKSVPITFKKMRAIPKAGYSLYNAQHVYQPGSYRRVYNLVGKSGKTTEQSVFHEAKELPN
- a CDS encoding 12-oxophytodienoate reductase (similar to Coccidioides immitis RS XP_001247988.1) — its product is MGELLNSHWESKLFQPLKIGNGKIELKHRVIHAPLTRNRGTPLSDSTPENPNRVWLPNEHVLEYYTQRATVGGLMISEGLPPSLEGNCMPGVPGLFIKEQAQEWKKVVDAVHAKGAYIYAQLWHSGRANIPQLTGTPIVAPSSVPWDDPNECFAYPPPHTSTQVKLAEFPPIELTKEHITRTIDDYCESARMAMEIGFDGVELHGGNGYLPEQFLSSNSNKRTDEYGGTPEKRCTFVIELMEKLAKVVGEENLAIRLSPFGLFNQARSQQRVETWSQLCRELKSRHPTLSYVSFIEPRYEQIFSEAEKQSFLDSWGLPDVDLSLFRTIWGDTPFFSAGGFDDKNSWGVVESGKYDGLLYGRYFISNPDLVTRLRDGLPLAAYDRSRFYGPFPEPTIGYTDYPVYQNRAK
- a CDS encoding PTH11-type GPCR (similar to Metarhizium robertsii ARSEF 23 XP_007822384.2) yields the protein MTYPGAAPPPPGFTPDLDNPDSMLRTVNYATQSLTLLFTTLFIVTRFYAKWKVLGGGVTMDDYATYSAYILMIGYCITSYFASAHGGGLNQWEVRKDDIQPFFQSCYAATLFYAPMALTVKLALLVIIIRVFGSVHKKTLIGVYVLVALLVIYYVSGFFIKLFICWPISAYWKGETEKCMNQSAIVASDAIISVISDLTILLLPLPLTWSLQLPKRKRLRVCGLLCAGGIATAFSIYRLAMIVHERESTNQTIVFMKVILSGNAEAGIGLICACLPAVNALYVQQTRGSSYFKHGDSNQQSQKRSQSQGGEIMMTRTFHVDSSSAHYDSQSVGNDESALVAKEQQVSLSHKSSQGSDSMC